The sequence GGCAGGAGCTGGCACGGCTCGCGCCGGCCCTGCTGAAGGAGGACGCCGCGTTGGACTTGGGGGTGGTGGGCTACGCGGACCGGCTCACCCAGGACGTGCGGCTGGCGCTGTGGGTGCTGCTGGGCGCGGTGGCGCTGGTGCTGCTGTTGGCGGCGGCCAACGTGGCGCACCTGCAGCTCGCGCGCGCGGCATCGAGGCAGCGCGAATTGGGCATCCGCGTGGCGCTTGGCGCGGGGCGTGGGCGGCTGGTGCGGCAGCTCCTCACGGAGAGCCTGATGCTGGCGGTGCTCGGTGGCGTGGGCGGCGTGCTGCTGGCGCTGTGGGGCACGGACTTGCTGCTGGCCCTGGGCGCCAACAACCTGCCGCGCGGCGGCGACGTGGCGGTGCAGGGGCGGGTGCTCCTCTTCACGCTGGGGGTGACGTTGCTGACGGGCGTGGGCGTGGGGCTGGCGCCGGCGTTGCAGCGCACGCAGCTCAACCCGGGCACGGTGCTGGGCCGGGGCGTCGCGGAGGCCACGCGCGGACGGACGCACGCGGTGCTGGTGGTGGCGGAGGTCGCGCTGGCGCTGGTGCTCATCACCGGCGCGGGGCTGATGCTCAAGAGCTTCTGGCATCTGAACCAGGTGGACCCGGGGCTGGACCCGCGGGGCGTCTTCGTCGCGCGGCTGTCGCTGTCGAGGGACCGCTACCAGGCCCCCGAGAAGGTGTCGGCCTTCTACCGGGACTTCATGGCGCGGCTCTCCGCGCGGCCGGAGGTGGCTGCCACGGGTGTGGGGCAGAGCCTGCCGGGCGGCTATGACATCCGCCGCTCGGGCTACTGGGCGGAGGGAACGGCGGACGTGTCCAACCGGCCCGACGCCCTCGTCAACACGTCCACGCCGGGCTTCCTGGAGGCGCTGCGCGTGCCGCTGCTCGCGGGCCGCAGGCTCACCGCCGACGACAAGGCGGGCACGCCCCGGGTCATGGTCATCAGCCAGCGCTTCGCCCGTGAAGTCTTCCCGGGGCAGGACCCGATGGGCCACCGGGTGACGTTCGGCGGCGACGACGAGCACGGCAACCCGCTGTGGCTGACGGTGGTGGGCGTGGTGGGCGACGTGCCGTACGCCGGAGTGGAGTCCGGCCAGGAGCCCACGGTGTACGTGCCCCTGGACCAGGGTGGGCAGACGCTCTTCACCAGCGGGCAGCTCGCGGTGCGGGCCGCGCCGGGCCTGTCGCCGCTGGCGCTGGAGGCCGTGGTGCGCGAGGAGTTGCGCGCGGTGGACTCCACGGTGGCGCTCGCGCAGCCCACCACGCTGGAGGAGCGCCTGTCCGCGGACCTGGCCCGGCCGCGCTTCCGCACGGTGCTGCTCGGCACCTTCGGCGTGCTGGCGTTGGTGCTGGCGGCGGTGGGCATCTACGGCGTCATGTCCTACGCGGTGGCGCAGCGCTCGCATGAGATGGGCGTGCGCATGGCCCTGGGCGCTCAACGCGCGGATGTGCTCCGGTTGGTGGTGGGGCAGGCGCTGCGGCGCGTGGCCTTCGGGCTCGCGCTGGGGCTGAGCGGGGCGCTGGCGACGCACCGGGTGATGGAGGGCCTGCTGTATGGCGTGGGCTCGCTGGACCTCTCGGTGCTCTCCGCCGTGGCGCTGCTTCTGTTGGCCACTGCCTGGCTGGCGAGCTGGCTGCCGGCTCGCCGGGCGGCCAGCGTGGACCCGGCCTCCGTCCTTCGTCGCGGCTGACGCCGCCCTTTTTCTGGCGCATTCTTGCCCTGGGTAATGTCCGTGTCCGAACCCCTTCTCCAAGTCCCCAACCTTCCCGCTCCCTCGCCGGCCCCGGCTGTCCGGCCGCCCCGCATCCTCGTCGCCGATGACCAGGCCGACGTCTTGGAGGCGCTGCGGCTGTTGCTCAAGCGCGACGGGTACGTCGTCGTCACCTCGCAGTCTCCGCAGGGCGCGCTGGCCACGCTGGAGTCGGAGGACGTGGACCTGGTCCTCATGGACCTGAACTACGCGCGCGACACGACGTCCGGCAGGGAGGGCATGGACCTGCTGGGCCGCATCCGCGCGCAGGACGCGGCGCTGCCGGTGGTGGTGATGACGGCATGGGGCAGCGTGGAGGGCGCGGTGGAGGCCATGCGCGGCGGCGCGCGCGACTACGTGCAGAAGCCGTGGGACAACACGCGCCTGTTGGCCACGCTGCGCACGCAGTTGGAGCTGGGCCGCGCACTGAAGCGCAGCCGCCGGCTGGAGGAGGAGAACCAGCACCTGCGGCGCGGCCAGGGCAGCATGCCCACCATGGTGTCCGAGTCGCGCGCCATGCAGCCCATCCGCCGCCTCATCGAGCGCGTGGCCCCGTCCGGCGCCAACGTGCTGGTGACGGGCGAGCACGGCACGGGCAAGGAAGTGGTGGCGCGGCTGCTGCACGCGGCCTCGACGCGGGCGGACCGGCCCTTCGTGGCGGTGAACTCGGGCGGCCTGTCCGAGGGCGTCTTCGAGAGTGAGTTGTTCGGCCACGTGAAGGGCGCCTTCACGGACGCGAAGGCGGACCGCATCGGCTGCTTCGAGTTGGCGGACGGCGGCACGCTCTTCCTGGACGAGATTGGCAACATGCCGCTGTCTCAGCAGGCGAAGTTGCTGCGCGTGTTGCAGACGGGCGAGTTGCACCCGGTGGGCTCGTCGAAGACGCGGAAGGTGGACGTGCGCGTGGTGAGCGCCACCAACGTGGACCTGTCCAAGGCGGTGGCGGAGGGACGCTTCCGTGAGGATTTGCTCTACCGCCTCAACACGGTGGAGCTCCAGTTGCCGGCGCTGCGCGAGCGGCGCGAGGACATTCCCCTGCTGGCCGCGCACTTCCTCTCGGAGCACGGACGGCGCTACGGGCGGAGCTCGATGCGGCTGTCTCCGGGCGCGCTGGAGGCGCTGCTGGCGTACGCGTGGCCGGGCAACGTGCGCGAATTGGAGCACGCGGTGGAGCGCGCGCTGCTGATGGCGGCGGGCGACGAGGTGACGGCGGACGACTTGCTGCTCAAGCGGGCCCCGCGTGAGGGCGCGTCGCGGCTGGAGGAGATGACGCTGGAGGAGGTGGAGCGCTACCTCATCGAGCGCGCGCTGGCGCGGCAGGAGGGCAACGTGAGCGAGGCGGCCA comes from Pyxidicoccus parkwaysis and encodes:
- a CDS encoding ABC transporter permease, which produces MLSDIKMDLQYALRTMRQSPVFTVAAVLVLSLGIGATTALFSVVDAVLLRPLPFPEPDRVVTLGAEQTQRSSPRYSLMTFDDIARQSTQLVSLTAYTNNLFNLTGDGDAQQLRGTVVVGDFFGAFGVQPLLGRTFTPEERSTPVVVLSYGQWQAMGGGADVLGRSLTLGGQPYTVVGVMPPSFQVPQATIAVWVPYDSQPGAATSDARTQRGFRAFIVTGRLAPGATLQSARQELARLAPALLKEDAALDLGVVGYADRLTQDVRLALWVLLGAVALVLLLAAANVAHLQLARAASRQRELGIRVALGAGRGRLVRQLLTESLMLAVLGGVGGVLLALWGTDLLLALGANNLPRGGDVAVQGRVLLFTLGVTLLTGVGVGLAPALQRTQLNPGTVLGRGVAEATRGRTHAVLVVAEVALALVLITGAGLMLKSFWHLNQVDPGLDPRGVFVARLSLSRDRYQAPEKVSAFYRDFMARLSARPEVAATGVGQSLPGGYDIRRSGYWAEGTADVSNRPDALVNTSTPGFLEALRVPLLAGRRLTADDKAGTPRVMVISQRFAREVFPGQDPMGHRVTFGGDDEHGNPLWLTVVGVVGDVPYAGVESGQEPTVYVPLDQGGQTLFTSGQLAVRAAPGLSPLALEAVVREELRAVDSTVALAQPTTLEERLSADLARPRFRTVLLGTFGVLALVLAAVGIYGVMSYAVAQRSHEMGVRMALGAQRADVLRLVVGQALRRVAFGLALGLSGALATHRVMEGLLYGVGSLDLSVLSAVALLLLATAWLASWLPARRAASVDPASVLRRG
- a CDS encoding sigma-54-dependent transcriptional regulator produces the protein MSVSEPLLQVPNLPAPSPAPAVRPPRILVADDQADVLEALRLLLKRDGYVVVTSQSPQGALATLESEDVDLVLMDLNYARDTTSGREGMDLLGRIRAQDAALPVVVMTAWGSVEGAVEAMRGGARDYVQKPWDNTRLLATLRTQLELGRALKRSRRLEEENQHLRRGQGSMPTMVSESRAMQPIRRLIERVAPSGANVLVTGEHGTGKEVVARLLHAASTRADRPFVAVNSGGLSEGVFESELFGHVKGAFTDAKADRIGCFELADGGTLFLDEIGNMPLSQQAKLLRVLQTGELHPVGSSKTRKVDVRVVSATNVDLSKAVAEGRFREDLLYRLNTVELQLPALRERREDIPLLAAHFLSEHGRRYGRSSMRLSPGALEALLAYAWPGNVRELEHAVERALLMAAGDEVTADDLLLKRAPREGASRLEEMTLEEVERYLIERALARQEGNVSEAAKGLGLSRSALYRRLQHYGIKGAR